AAGAGTAATTACCTATTGATGGTAACGCTTACACTAACTAATTGGAAGAAATACTCACAACATTTCTCTAAGACCTTGATTATGAAAATCATCATGTTAGTATTAAATCGTGAGTTAAAAATACGAACAAAAATACGAACGATATTGGAGAGATGAGATGCTACACGATAAGACAGTTGCATTTTTAGGCGCAGGTTCGATGGCAGAAGCTATGATATCAGGATTAGTCAAATCTGAATTTCCAACAGAAAATATCATTGCGACAAATCGTTCCAATGAAGAACGGTTATCTGCACTAAACGAAAATTATGGTATCAAAGGAATCAAACTTAAAGATTTACCGTTTGACCAAATAGATGTCTTTATATTGGCAATGAAGCCAAAAGATGTTGATACAGCATTAAAGGGTATTAAAGATCATATCAAACCAAATCAACTCATATTATCAGTTCTAGCTGGAATTACAACAACATATCTTGAAAAAAACCTTCATAATGGCCAGCAAGTAGTTCGAGTAATGCCGAATACGTCAAGTGCGATCGGTGAGTCAGCTACTGCCATATCCCCAGGTCATGAAACATCAGAAAACAATGTTCGACTAACTCAAGATTTATTAGGTTGCATCGGTGAAGTTTATACAATAGAAGAAAAAGATATGGATATCTTTACTGGTCTAGCAGGAAGCGGCCCAGCTTATTTCTATTATTTGATGGAGCATATGGAAAAGCAAGGATCACAAGCAGGCTTTGACTTGGAAACAACAAGAGAAATCATTGCTCAAACGATTGTTGGTGCAGCCAAAATGGTTCAAGAGCAAGATTACACGCCTACTGTACTAAGAGAAAAAGTTACTTCACCAAACGGTACAACAGCAGCTGGATTAAACGCATTGGATGAAAATGGTGGGGGTAAAGCCATTGCGAAGGCAGTTGAGCATGCAGCAAAACGTTCAAAAGAAATTAGTGAACAGATTCAAGAGAGTTTACTAGTTAGCTTATCAAAATAAATGAGATTTTGTTTACGAAAATGAAAGACTAATAGAGAGAAACAAAGAATTTGAGAGAGATAAATACGACTCAGGAGTGATATCATGACGACCCTAGACAACGAAAAAAAACGGGTTGTAATAAAAGTAGGAAGCAGTTCTTTAACAAGTCGACACGGGGAAATTAGTCGACGTAAACTAGAGAAATTAGCTGATGAAATTGCCTTACTAAAGGACGAAGGACATGAAATTGTCTTTGTTTCTTCAGGTGCTGTTGCAGCAGGCTATCGTAAGCTAGGTTGTATTGACCGTCCAACATCTTTACCTGAAAAGCAAGCTGCTGCTTCAATTGGGCAAGGATTATTAATTGAGGCATATTCAGAGATCTTTCTATCACACGGGTATGTGGCATCACAAATCTTAATTACACGAAGTGATTTTTCGGATGAAAAACGCTACAACAATGTACGAAATACACTAAATGTTTTATTAGAACGTGGCATTATTCCAATTGTTAATGAAAATGATACCGTAACAGTTGATCGCTTAAAGTTTGGTGATAATGATACATTGTCTGCAAAAGTTGCTGGCTTAGTGGAAGCAGATCAATTAATGATTTTATCTGATATAGATGGTTTATACGATTCAGATCCTCGAAAAAATGAAGAAGCAAAATTACTTGAGAAAGTATATGAAATTACTCCTGAAATCGAAGAGGGAGCTGGGGAGTCAGGCAGCAATGTTGGAACAGGTGGGATGAGATCCAAAATCGATGCTGTTAAAATTGCTATGGCTTCAGGGATTTCTACTTTTCTAGGTAAAGCAAGCTTACCAAATATTCTAGGAGATGCTGTTCGCGGGGAAGCAAAGGGCACTTATTTTGAAGTAACAAATGAGACGGTGAATTTAAATCAGAAAAAACAATGGATTGCCTTTCACTCAGGTCCTGAAGGTGAAGTTACCATTAACAAAAATGTTAGAACGTCCATTGTTGATCACAAACATAGTATTTACTCATCGGATATTGAAAAAGTAGAAGGACAGTTTGAGAAGGGTGCTGTTATTCGAATAATTGATCATAAAGGAGAAAGAATTGGTCTTGGCGTGGTCAACTTTTCAACAGAAGATCTAGAAAAAATGACAAAGGCGTCAGACGAAGGTGTGAAAAAGCAAGAGGTTGTCCATTTTGATGATCTAGTATGTGAACTTGAATTATCGTTACCTGTAGGAGTATAAAAAGGAGGAATTAGATGTCTGTAACAAAAGAACAACCAAACGTCGAATCACAAGCAATTGCCGCAAAAAAAGCCGCAAAAAAATTAAGTTTATTATCAACTAAAGAAAAAAATGAAGCATTACACATTTTAGCTGACACTTTAGATAAAAACACACAAGTTATTCTTGAAGCAAATGAGCTTGATCTACAAGCAGGCCGTGAAAAAGGCTTTGATGCAGCATATATGGACCGCCTTGCCCTTTCAAAGGAACGTATCTATGATTTTGCTGAAGGCTTGCGTCAAGTAGCAAAGTTAGAAGATCCGACAGGAAAAATTCTTTCAAATTGGACTCTTGAAAATGGATTATTAGTTGAAAAGGTAACTGTGCCATTAGGTGTTATCGGTATGATCTATGAAGCGCGACCAAATGTCACAGTAGATGCAACAGGTCTTGCTCTTAAATCCGGAAATGCCATTGTATTAAAAGGCGGATCATCTGCTTTATCATCAAACAAAGCAATCGTGCAGGTTATGCATGAGGCATTAAAAGAAACAAAAATCCCACAAGAAGCTGTACAATTTATTGCCAGCACAGACCGTGAAGCAACACAACAACTGTTCACTATGAAAGAACATATTGATGTGTTAATTCCAAGGGGTGGGGGTTCACTAATAAATGCAGTTGTAAATAATGCTACTGTTCCAGTACTTGAAACAGGTGTCGGAAACTGCCACTTATATATTGATGTTGAAGCAGATGTTGAAAAAGCATTAAACATTCTTGTTAATGCAAAAACGGACCGTCCAGCTGTATGTAACGCGTTAGAAACGGCTATTATTCACGAGTATTGGCTAGAAAAGAACCGAGATATCCTTGTGAAAACTCTGCAGGAGAATGGAATTACAGTCCATGGAGATGAAACAGCTTTAACCTATATCCCTAACTCGGTACTTGCAAACGAAGAAGACTGGGCAAATGAATATTTAAGCTTGGACTTAGCTGTTAAAACAGTTAGTAACGTTGAAGAAGCAATTGATCATATTGAAGAATACGGTACAAAACATTCAGAGGCGATTGTAACTGAAAACAAAGAAACAGCCAAAACATTTATGAGCTTAGTAGATGCTTCAGCTCTTTATCACAATGCGTCTACTCGCTTTACTGACGGTGGAGCTTTAGGGTTTGGCGCTGAGATCGGTATTTCCACTCAAAAGCTCCATGCGCGTGGACCAATGGGATTACCGGCTTTAACAACAGTGAAATTTATGATGTCGGGTAATGGGCAGACAAGATAAGTGAAAAAGAAGTGACCGAAATCGGTCACTTCTTTTTCATTTGAGCAAGAATTGGCTTTCTTTCCTTTTCTTCATTATTCTATTTGAAATATCCACTTAATAATAGACAATGATAATCATTATCGCTTATAATATTAGTAGAACAAAAAATAATTGATTGGAGAGGTTACATGTTTGTTCAAGTGAAAAAGATTACAGTCACAGAGGGAAATTCAGCCCAAGTTGTTGATCGATTTAGTAAGCCTGGTATTATTGAAGAGCAAGAGGGCTTTATTGATGCAACAGTAATGGTGAAAAAAGTCAGACGTGGTGAAGAAGAGGTAATGGTCCAGATTCGTTGGAAATCAGAGGAATATTGGAAGCAATGGGAAAAAAGTGAGGCTCATATCGCCGGTCATAAAGCCAATAGAGGTAAACCAAAGCCAGAATACATTGTAAACTCAGAAGGTGGTTTATATAACGTAGTAAGCGTTAAAGAAGCAAAAGTTAATATAGAAGGTTAGTCAATGTCTTATGATGTTGGCTTTTTTTATTGCTGGAAAAGTTTTTTTACCGATGATGAATAATAATGATAATTATTTTCAATAATAGTAGTGAAAAGAGACAACCACGGTCATGGTTGCCTCGAAATACATATTAAAGATCAGTTGGTTCAAATGTTTTACAATCAGTTTCTCCACTGCTTGATGCATTCTTTTCTTTATGATTTACTACATAAATTTGAGATGCACCACATTTGTTTTCATTTTTGATGTTATGAACACAGCTGCTTACTTCACATAATACGTCTAGTGCCATTATAAAACACCTCCTTCATTGTTAGGATAAACAAGTTCGATCTATCCTATTCAGTATAAGAGGTGTATTTTGATTTTTAGTGAATGTATAGTAGTGCTGAATTTATCTGAAAACTTTTATTTTTTAAGTATTGACTCTTAAGTTATCGATGTTATAATCAATAACATACAATGTTAGAAAATCTAACAGATAATTAGGGTGATATTGATGAAGAAGATAGAAGCGATAATAAGACCACAGAAAATTTCTGAAGCAATAAAGGGATTAAAGAACTTAGGAATTACTGGATTTACAGTTTCTCAAGTTGTAGGAAGAGGGAAGCAAAGAGATACAAAGGGAGTTTATCGTGGCAAAAATTATAATGTGACGTTGCACCCAAAAATCAAACTTGAGATTGTATTATCTGATCATATGGTGGAACCAACTATAAAAACAATTATTTCATCTGCGCAAACAGGTGAAGATGGTGATGGCAAAATCTATGTATATCCTATTCTAGAAGCCTATAATATTCGCACAGGTGAACCGGATGTTTCAATTGATGATTTAACTATAAGAGAGTTTCCCGCTAAGGAGGGAATGTAATCAATGGAGCTTATTCATTTAAATACTGTTTGGATTGTTATAGCGGCAGCAATGGTTTTATTTATGGAAGGTGGATTTAGCTTATTAGAGGCTGGTTTAGTTCGTACAAAAAATGCTGTTAATGTAACGATGAAAATTTTTGTTGACTTAACAATTGGGGCTTTAGCGTTCTGGGTTTTTGGTTTTGCCATCATGTTTGGAGATAGTGCATTTGGGTTTATAGGAACAAGTTTATTTGGAAGTCCTGAGAAAATTTCTTTAGGAATAGAATTACCAAGTGAAGCATTTGTTCTTTTTCAAATGGGGTTTGCTGTTGCATGTATTTCGATTATTTCTGGTGCTGTAGCTGAACGTATGAATTTTAAAGCATATATTGTAGCAGCTGCACTTATTACGTTAATCATTTACCCATTGTCAGGTCATTGGATCTGGAATGGTGAAGGGTGGTTAGCTCAGCTTGGAATGAAGGATTTTGCAGGCTCCGCTACAATTCACGCAGTTGGAGGCTTTGCTGCATTAGCAATGGCTAAGATTTTAGGTCCGAGAAAAGGAAGGTTTAATTCTGATGGGAGCGTCAACGTATTTGCACCAAGTAATATTCCGTTAGCATCGAGTGGTGCGTTTATTTTATGGTTTGGTTGGTTTGCCTTTAATAGTGGTAGTACATTAGATGCTTCTAATACATCTTTAGCATCCATAGCAATTAATACAATGTTAGCGGGGGCAAGTGGTGGAACAGTTACATTATTATTAACAATGAATAAATTTGGAAAAGCTGATCCGAGCATGACAATTAACGGTGTACTATCTGGTTTAGTTGCTATTACAGCTGGCTGTGCCTTTGTTAATCATTGGAGTGCGATTATCATCGGAGCAATTAGTGGTGTAATTGTTATTTATGCAACATTACTAATTGATAATCTCAAAATTGATGATCCAGTTGGAGCGGTTGCGGTACATGGTTTTAATGGTTTATTTGGAACTATTGCCGTTGGTTTGTTTGATACAACAGCCGGATTATTTACAACAGGCCAAGTTTCTTTATTAGGCGTTCAACTATTAGGTGCAGTTGTTGTAGCGGTCTGGGGGTTGATTGGTGGTGCAGCAATAGCGAAAATTTCAGAGGTAACTGTTGGCTTACGTGCTACACTAGAGGAAGAAGAGGAAGGATTAGACATGTCTTACCACGGAATTCCTGCTTACAATGAATTAGAACGATTTACAGATTTACCAACAAGTTTATATAATTTTGAAGAAACAACAGGTATTACTGTTGCAAGAACAGATCAAAAGAAAATTGTAGGATAATAAAAAGGCGAACCAAGTTTAAAATGGTTCGTCTTTTTATATTTTGTGGTCTAAAATTTTCTTATTTAATAAGAATCGAAAACATTAGCCCTAGATAGGTAGAAATAATAAAGACTATTCCGAAAGCTAAAGCAATAAACGGAGACATCTTTTTATAAAAGCTAATAAGAAGCAACCCGATAAAGATGACTCCAATTATAAGTAAAATGACAGCTTCTAGATGAAAGGAAAGTTGTACAATGAATGGAGCGGTAATGTTTTGTCCAATTAAGTACTCTATCCATGGTGCTGGTCCTTCTTGAATTAATGTCGCGTTTACTTGGTGTGGGGGAGGTAATGTTCCCAATACACCTGTGATGAAAAATACAACCATTAAGATAATTGTCTCTGATTGTACCCATTTTATGGGGTTAAATTGATCATTTGTTTTTGTTTTTCTTGCTAAAAATCCATTTATTAATGCAAAAGCAAGAATAGGAATAATACTTAAATGTTTTAAAAGTAACATCTGTCCATAGGTGAGTACCCATGAATTGGCGTAATCTCTTGGCTCAACAACAAAAAACATAAGGAAAATGCCTGTTATAGTTACTGTGAAAAACAGAATTACAGAAAAAGGGGTAAACCATTTTAAAAACAAATGCCAATCTTTAACTTCTTTAGAAAGCCATCCAACATGTAATAGCACACCAACCCACATCGTGATCATTAAAAAATGAATAGCGTGTGAAAATAATCCAGGCCAAAGATTAAGTGTTGAAGAATGGCTAGCATAGCCTACTGAGAAGATCATTAATAGTAAGAAAAATGCTTGAATATATTTAGAGCCCTCAACATAAAGAGTCATCCACAATAAAACTGCAAAGAAGCTTCCGTACAACCAAGCGATGCCAACCTGAAACTCAGTTAATATCGAATAGGAAGTTAAGCTTATTAACCCATCAGGAGAAAAAAATAAAATAACTTGTAATACAGGAAGAAAAGTTAAAACAATAATTCCTAATACAGCTAATAGTAAGCTTTGTTTAGTTACGGTTATAACAGGTTTGTGTGTTTGTGGAACAAATTGTAATACAACATGTCCAACTAAAAAGGAAAAAAGCATATACGATACATATTCAGTTACTGGAATTAGTTGACTCATCATTTACCTCTTTTTACGAAATAAGATCCATACCCCGCTAATTAATATAATTATTAAGATAATAACTGAAATAGTGACGAAAGAAGAGTTATTTGTTGTTTCTTCAACGCTTGTTTCAGTTTCAGGTGAAGCTTGCTCTTCTTCAACTGATGAAGCTTTTTCATTGTCATTTTGATTTGACCCTTCAACAGATGGTGCTTCAGCTTCCTTATCAGATTCTCCATTTGTAGTATTACTTTCTTCTGTAGCTGGGAGATTTACAGTAAAGGGAATTTCTCCTGTAAGTATGTGACCATCCTTTGCTGCAATCTTCCAAGATAACACATAGCTTCCATTTGTAAGTGGACTATTTAATGTCCCAATTAGCTTACTACCTTGAACTGTTACAGTATCAAAGGATTGCTCTTCATTTTCTTTTGTTAAGGTCAATGTACTTTGGTCTTCAATCTCTCCTGCAAATTCAATAAAAAGCTCTGTTAGTTCTTGCGTGATTTCCTCACCCTCAGTTGGAGTTGAAGTTTTAACAGTTGTATGTGCTGAAACTGCTAAAGGAAAAATTAATAATAAACTGAGTAGCGATAGCATTATGATCTTCATATCAAAACATCCTTTATTTAGTTATTTCTGTTACTCATTTTAGCATTGAATGCATTCTTCAGTCATAAACCATTTCTGACAAATTAGCAAACAAAAACTTCTCAGAGGGGTTTCTTTAGATAAAAATAATTATTTAAAAGTTTTTTTGAAGAACTGTGCGGGTGCCCTTACAGACAAGTCCCCAGATACATATTGTAATAGTACAACGAAAGGGAGGTGTTGTTAATGAGTGGTGCAACTCCAGGCTATGGCTACGGTGGTGGCTTTGCGTTAATCGTTGTGTTATTCATCCTACTAATTATTGTAGGCTCTGCTTACGTTGGTTACTAAAAATTGATTCGTAAAAAAATCGTTTCTATAAATATTTAGAAGGAGGAATTTAGAATGGGTTACGGATACGGTTATGGCTATGGCGCAGGATTTGGCGGTTATGGTGCAGGATGTGGAACAGGTTATGGCTACGGTGCAGGTAGAGGCTTCGCGTTAATCGTTGTATTGTTCATTTTACTAATTATCGTTGGTGCTGCTTGGTTATAAGATCGTCAAAGGGAGAGGGTCTGAGTTAGTCAGATCCTCTTTATTAAAAAGATACTACATAAATTAGAATTTTACACTAGGTAATAGGTTATCAAATTACTTTAAGAATGGATCATCTTAAAATCTAAAAAACCTCGCTTCCATTATTAGAAACAAGGTTAATTGTCTTTACGATGTTTTTTTCTCTTGCTCTATAAAAATAAGCGATTTTCTTTTAACCCAATAATGGAAACTGTCTAAAGGGAAAATCCCTCTTCTTTTTGAATTGTTCATTTGTATTACAACACTGTCGTTAGAAATGTCAATAATTCTTAATCTTTCAGAGTTGCTAATGTTTGGTATGAAATTTCCTCTTAATTCAAATTCCATATTAATATGTAAATCCATATTTCCTTCCCTCCTAATAAAAATATGTTAAAAAACTAACGTTAAGTTTCCCAATTAATAATAAATTATCCTAGGTTAAGAGGAATATTATTAAAAGTAAACTAGGACTTGCCTTATGCGAGTTTTATTTGTTTCTTAACTAAGTTACAATCGTATTATAATAACACCCATAAAAAGGAGAACGAACGATGAATGATACAATTCAGTTAATTAAACAACTAGTTGAAATACCAAGCCCTTCTGGGAATACAGCTAAAGTCATTTCATTTGTTGAGGAGTATTTAAAGTCTTTGAATGTACAAATGATAAGAAATAACAAAGGCGGATTGCTGGTAACCATACCAGGAAAAAACAATTCACAACATAGGATGTTAACGGCTCATGTAGACACCCTAGGTGCTATTGTAAAAAACATTAAATCTAATGGCAGATTAATGATTGATTTAATAGGCGGTTTTAACTATAACTCTATAGAAGGTGAATATTGTCAGATTGAAACAACTACTGGGAAAACCTATACTGGAACAATCCTTATGCATCAAACTTCTGTCCATGTTTATAAGGATGCTGGTAAGCTAGAAAGAAATCAAAAGAATATTGAAGTAAGGATAGATGAGGAAGTACATAATGCAGATGATGTAAGAAATCTTGGTATTGAAGTTGGCGATTTTATTTCATTTTATCCAAGAGTAGAGGTAACACCTAGCGGATTCATTAAGTCTCGTCATTTAGATGATAAAGCAAGTGTGGCGCTTTTATTGCAACTAATTAAAAGAATAATAATGGAACATATTAAACTGCCTTATACAACTCATTTCCTTATTTCGAATAATGAGGAAATTGGATACGGTGGAAATTCGAATATAGCTAGTGAAACAGTTGAATATTTAGCTGTGGATATGGGTGCAATTGGGGATGGCCAAGAAACAGATGAATTTACAGTTTCAATCTGTGCAAAAGATTCAAGTGGACCTTATCATTTTGGTCTTCGGAAAAAATTAATTGAGTTAGCAAAACAAAATCAAATTAAATATAAAGTTGATATTTATCCATATTATGGATCTGATGCTTCTGCTGCGATACGATCAGGACATGATCTTATTCATGGATTAATCGGACCAGGAATTGATGCTTCACATGCGTTTGAAAGAACACATATTTCATCTTTGGAGCATACTTCAAGCCTACTTTATCATTATGTTCAATCGGAGTTGACAGAAGCGTGATCTATTATGTTGTTGATGTTTTTGCTGAAGAAAAATATAAAGGAAATCAGTTGGCAGTTTTTCGGAATGTAGGGGACTTGTCCAGTGAGGAAATGCAGAAAATTGCGAAGGAAACAAATTTCTCAGAAACAACTTTTATTGAAACTGATGAAAAAATGGATGGAGGATACTGCGTAAGAATTTTCACACCTAATGAAGAAGTGCCGTTTGCAGGACATCCAACATTGGGAACTTCTTACATCATTCGCAATGAGATTATGGAAGAACTTGAACAAGAAGTTGTACTAAAGTTAAAGGTCGGAGATATCCCTGTTTCTTTTGATAAATCTGAACTACTTTGGATGAAACAAAATGAGCCGAGCTTTGCTCAAACGTTTACATATGAACAATTGAGTGAGGTACTTAACTTGGATGTAGCTGATTTTGATGACAACTATCTCATTGAGGATGTATCAACAGGACTCCCCTTTATTATTGTTCCGTTAAAAGGGTTAACTGAAGTGAAAAAAGCCAAAATTAATCAAGAAAAACTACTCGAATTAACCGAAAAAACTAGAGCGAAAGCCATTCTTGTTTTCAGTAAAGAAACCTACCATAAAGAACATCACCTAAATGCAAGAGTGTTTGTTGATGTTTTCGGTATACCCGAAGATCCTGCAACAGGAAGTGCTACTGGTTGTTTGGCAGGTTACTTGCTAAAACATCAATATTTTCAAACAAACTCATTAGATATTAAAGTTGAGCAGGGGTACGAGATTCAAAGAGAATCTTTGCTTCATATTCGAGCAGAAGAAAGAGAAGGAAACTATAATATTCATGTTGGAGGAAATGTCGTTAAGGTCGCAAAAGGTGAATGGTTTTAGATTTCATCTAAACTAAAAGAGTTCTCTTTCCTAAAACTGAAAGAGAACTCTTCATAACTTACCTATAAATTTATATCTTAGTCATAAATTTATAGGTGATAAATGTTCCGCCTAGCAGAAGAGCAGATAATAAAAGGACAAATCCTAAACCGATTTCATCAATTAACGTTAAAAGGTAAATGATTAGTACAATATCTGTAATAAT
This genomic stretch from Metabacillus sp. B2-18 harbors:
- the proC gene encoding pyrroline-5-carboxylate reductase, whose translation is MLHDKTVAFLGAGSMAEAMISGLVKSEFPTENIIATNRSNEERLSALNENYGIKGIKLKDLPFDQIDVFILAMKPKDVDTALKGIKDHIKPNQLILSVLAGITTTYLEKNLHNGQQVVRVMPNTSSAIGESATAISPGHETSENNVRLTQDLLGCIGEVYTIEEKDMDIFTGLAGSGPAYFYYLMEHMEKQGSQAGFDLETTREIIAQTIVGAAKMVQEQDYTPTVLREKVTSPNGTTAAGLNALDENGGGKAIAKAVEHAAKRSKEISEQIQESLLVSLSK
- the proB gene encoding glutamate 5-kinase, with protein sequence MTTLDNEKKRVVIKVGSSSLTSRHGEISRRKLEKLADEIALLKDEGHEIVFVSSGAVAAGYRKLGCIDRPTSLPEKQAAASIGQGLLIEAYSEIFLSHGYVASQILITRSDFSDEKRYNNVRNTLNVLLERGIIPIVNENDTVTVDRLKFGDNDTLSAKVAGLVEADQLMILSDIDGLYDSDPRKNEEAKLLEKVYEITPEIEEGAGESGSNVGTGGMRSKIDAVKIAMASGISTFLGKASLPNILGDAVRGEAKGTYFEVTNETVNLNQKKQWIAFHSGPEGEVTINKNVRTSIVDHKHSIYSSDIEKVEGQFEKGAVIRIIDHKGERIGLGVVNFSTEDLEKMTKASDEGVKKQEVVHFDDLVCELELSLPVGV
- a CDS encoding glutamate-5-semialdehyde dehydrogenase, which gives rise to MSVTKEQPNVESQAIAAKKAAKKLSLLSTKEKNEALHILADTLDKNTQVILEANELDLQAGREKGFDAAYMDRLALSKERIYDFAEGLRQVAKLEDPTGKILSNWTLENGLLVEKVTVPLGVIGMIYEARPNVTVDATGLALKSGNAIVLKGGSSALSSNKAIVQVMHEALKETKIPQEAVQFIASTDREATQQLFTMKEHIDVLIPRGGGSLINAVVNNATVPVLETGVGNCHLYIDVEADVEKALNILVNAKTDRPAVCNALETAIIHEYWLEKNRDILVKTLQENGITVHGDETALTYIPNSVLANEEDWANEYLSLDLAVKTVSNVEEAIDHIEEYGTKHSEAIVTENKETAKTFMSLVDASALYHNASTRFTDGGALGFGAEIGISTQKLHARGPMGLPALTTVKFMMSGNGQTR
- a CDS encoding antibiotic biosynthesis monooxygenase; translation: MFVQVKKITVTEGNSAQVVDRFSKPGIIEEQEGFIDATVMVKKVRRGEEEVMVQIRWKSEEYWKQWEKSEAHIAGHKANRGKPKPEYIVNSEGGLYNVVSVKEAKVNIEG
- a CDS encoding DUF1540 domain-containing protein, with product MALDVLCEVSSCVHNIKNENKCGASQIYVVNHKEKNASSSGETDCKTFEPTDL
- a CDS encoding P-II family nitrogen regulator encodes the protein MKKIEAIIRPQKISEAIKGLKNLGITGFTVSQVVGRGKQRDTKGVYRGKNYNVTLHPKIKLEIVLSDHMVEPTIKTIISSAQTGEDGDGKIYVYPILEAYNIRTGEPDVSIDDLTIREFPAKEGM
- a CDS encoding ammonium transporter — its product is MELIHLNTVWIVIAAAMVLFMEGGFSLLEAGLVRTKNAVNVTMKIFVDLTIGALAFWVFGFAIMFGDSAFGFIGTSLFGSPEKISLGIELPSEAFVLFQMGFAVACISIISGAVAERMNFKAYIVAAALITLIIYPLSGHWIWNGEGWLAQLGMKDFAGSATIHAVGGFAALAMAKILGPRKGRFNSDGSVNVFAPSNIPLASSGAFILWFGWFAFNSGSTLDASNTSLASIAINTMLAGASGGTVTLLLTMNKFGKADPSMTINGVLSGLVAITAGCAFVNHWSAIIIGAISGVIVIYATLLIDNLKIDDPVGAVAVHGFNGLFGTIAVGLFDTTAGLFTTGQVSLLGVQLLGAVVVAVWGLIGGAAIAKISEVTVGLRATLEEEEEGLDMSYHGIPAYNELERFTDLPTSLYNFEETTGITVARTDQKKIVG
- a CDS encoding copper resistance D family protein, producing the protein MSQLIPVTEYVSYMLFSFLVGHVVLQFVPQTHKPVITVTKQSLLLAVLGIIVLTFLPVLQVILFFSPDGLISLTSYSILTEFQVGIAWLYGSFFAVLLWMTLYVEGSKYIQAFFLLLMIFSVGYASHSSTLNLWPGLFSHAIHFLMITMWVGVLLHVGWLSKEVKDWHLFLKWFTPFSVILFFTVTITGIFLMFFVVEPRDYANSWVLTYGQMLLLKHLSIIPILAFALINGFLARKTKTNDQFNPIKWVQSETIILMVVFFITGVLGTLPPPHQVNATLIQEGPAPWIEYLIGQNITAPFIVQLSFHLEAVILLIIGVIFIGLLLISFYKKMSPFIALAFGIVFIISTYLGLMFSILIK
- a CDS encoding copper resistance CopC family protein is translated as MKIIMLSLLSLLLIFPLAVSAHTTVKTSTPTEGEEITQELTELFIEFAGEIEDQSTLTLTKENEEQSFDTVTVQGSKLIGTLNSPLTNGSYVLSWKIAAKDGHILTGEIPFTVNLPATEESNTTNGESDKEAEAPSVEGSNQNDNEKASSVEEEQASPETETSVEETTNNSSFVTISVIILIIILISGVWILFRKKR
- a CDS encoding YjcZ family sporulation protein, with product MSGATPGYGYGGGFALIVVLFILLIIVGSAYVGY
- a CDS encoding M42 family metallopeptidase — its product is MNDTIQLIKQLVEIPSPSGNTAKVISFVEEYLKSLNVQMIRNNKGGLLVTIPGKNNSQHRMLTAHVDTLGAIVKNIKSNGRLMIDLIGGFNYNSIEGEYCQIETTTGKTYTGTILMHQTSVHVYKDAGKLERNQKNIEVRIDEEVHNADDVRNLGIEVGDFISFYPRVEVTPSGFIKSRHLDDKASVALLLQLIKRIIMEHIKLPYTTHFLISNNEEIGYGGNSNIASETVEYLAVDMGAIGDGQETDEFTVSICAKDSSGPYHFGLRKKLIELAKQNQIKYKVDIYPYYGSDASAAIRSGHDLIHGLIGPGIDASHAFERTHISSLEHTSSLLYHYVQSELTEA
- a CDS encoding PhzF family phenazine biosynthesis protein codes for the protein MIYYVVDVFAEEKYKGNQLAVFRNVGDLSSEEMQKIAKETNFSETTFIETDEKMDGGYCVRIFTPNEEVPFAGHPTLGTSYIIRNEIMEELEQEVVLKLKVGDIPVSFDKSELLWMKQNEPSFAQTFTYEQLSEVLNLDVADFDDNYLIEDVSTGLPFIIVPLKGLTEVKKAKINQEKLLELTEKTRAKAILVFSKETYHKEHHLNARVFVDVFGIPEDPATGSATGCLAGYLLKHQYFQTNSLDIKVEQGYEIQRESLLHIRAEEREGNYNIHVGGNVVKVAKGEWF